A stretch of DNA from Desulfosarcina ovata subsp. ovata:
AGTCTCTATCCCTGACCATCAGCTGTTCCAGAAAATCAAGGGTGGGGCGGACAGTTTGCATGCCGTCCACAAACCCGTTTAACACCATCACCACATTCGGATCGTCCAGGGCATCGATATTCTTCACATAGGTTCTCAGGACAGACAGCGGCATGGAAGAGGAGATAAAAAGAATCAGTCTTTCCGTGGCCGGCCATCCATCCGGACAGATTTTCCCGTCGGTCGCCGCTGCCGGCGGCTGCGAAGAAAACGGCCCGAAAAGCGAATTCTCGATGCGGTCTTTTTCAGCGGCGATCTTCTCTTGAAACGCCTGGGATTGAAATTCTTCAAAAGCCTTTCCGGCGGCGCTTTGCCCCTCCCGGTTGGTTTGTTCGGGCAACGCTATCTGTTCCTGGTATTGTTTTGCCCGGTCGATGGCGTCGTTCACCAGATCCACGGTGTTATCCGTTGCGCCTGTCGTTTCCGGCAGACAGATGAACGCGCAAAAAACCATGCTCAGCAGCGCGTTCGACAATTTCATGGCGTTAAAATGCACAGCACACCCTTTTTCTGAAGTTGACAAACAGGAAGTTGTCACCGCCGGGCACAAAAGGCGGATTTTTCATGGTGCTCCACAAAAGACCGGTCCGGCCGATGGGCATGCATCCGGAAGCCCTGACCGGCTTGGCCAATTGCAGGCGGTAGTTCCATTTTACCCAGATCGGGGTGGGGACCGCCGCGCAAATGTAGACGCCGGGATCGAGGATAAGCCCCTGCCTGGCCAGTTTATAGATCATCCGGGCGGCCAGTGCGGCCTGGGACTGAATATAGTTGGATTGATTGATCAGGCCGGCCAGGGGATAGACCGATCCATAGGATCCGATGCACCAGAACAGCGCCGGTTGCGGCAATCCCATATTGCTGCTGACACTGTCGGCCACGCATGAGAACTGGGCCACGGTATTGGCGAACAGCAAGGCTTCGGGCTGGATGAAAAACGCCAGTTCATCGTCGTTCCATAACGGATCGAACTCGGTCATATAGGCGATGTCGAACCCGCCCTTTTCCACGCAGGTCAAATCGGTGAGAAGCTCCATGATGGACCATGCGGGAAATATCATGTAGTGGGCCTGGGCAAAGGTATTGGCCGACTCCTGGTTACCGCCCTCTTCGTCGTTAGCCCCGGAGAGCAAGCCGGCAGTGCCCGTCTCACCGTAGATGCTCTGGCCGATGGATGGGAAACAGAACGGGTCCTTGACCGTCTCGATCAGCCGGGCCGGTTCCCAGAAGGAAAGGGAGATCCCGACCCTTTGGAAAACCGGCGGCGGAAAGGGGCAGACGCATATGGGCGTCGACGCCGCATCCGGCGGATCGGCCAATCCGCTGGTCATCCCCGTTCCAATGGACATCCCGGCAATCTTGATGGGGAAAATACATTCCCAGCACACATCGGAGATCGGGTTCATGAAGCTTCCGCCGCATAGTGCGTGGGCCGTGCATGGCATGGTCAAAACAATCAAAAGCAGGCCAATGCATCTATTTCTTCTTTGGTGCAATCGCAATTTCCCTCACCTCCATCTTGCCGCCCTTTTGCCGGATCA
This window harbors:
- a CDS encoding type-F conjugative transfer system pilin assembly protein TrbC, with the translated sequence MKLSNALLSMVFCAFICLPETTGATDNTVDLVNDAIDRAKQYQEQIALPEQTNREGQSAAGKAFEEFQSQAFQEKIAAEKDRIENSLFGPFSSQPPAAATDGKICPDGWPATERLILFISSSMPLSVLRTYVKNIDALDDPNVVMVLNGFVDGMQTVRPTLDFLEQLMVRDRDCRLSEGKPCNVYDANIQIDPLLFSRFGIQQVPAVAYVRNVKMIDARQSMALEGNLSQEIDAVVVYGDASLEYSLERIFDETGSPRIKKAVQTLREDFYAQ
- a CDS encoding TraU family protein; translation: MNPISDVCWECIFPIKIAGMSIGTGMTSGLADPPDAASTPICVCPFPPPVFQRVGISLSFWEPARLIETVKDPFCFPSIGQSIYGETGTAGLLSGANDEEGGNQESANTFAQAHYMIFPAWSIMELLTDLTCVEKGGFDIAYMTEFDPLWNDDELAFFIQPEALLFANTVAQFSCVADSVSSNMGLPQPALFWCIGSYGSVYPLAGLINQSNYIQSQAALAARMIYKLARQGLILDPGVYICAAVPTPIWVKWNYRLQLAKPVRASGCMPIGRTGLLWSTMKNPPFVPGGDNFLFVNFRKRVCCAF